The Phacochoerus africanus isolate WHEZ1 chromosome 15, ROS_Pafr_v1, whole genome shotgun sequence genome has a segment encoding these proteins:
- the DEFB135 gene encoding beta-defensin 135: MRSLLLVFVVLVLLFSVPPVRSGQNIYIRRLLNTCWRMKGVCRPTCKKNEIFHIFCGLHQLCCIDASSMPVLTGK, from the exons ATGAGGAGCTTACTCTTGGTCTTTGTGGTCCTTGTCTTGCTCTTCTCTGTTCCACCAG TTAGAAGTGGACAGAACATTTACATCAGAAGATTATTAAATACATGCTGGCGAATGAAAGGTGTTTGCAGgcccacatgtaaaaaaaatgaaatatttcatattttctgtggTCTTCATCAGCTATGCTGCATTGACGCATCGAGTATGCCTGTACTGACTGGGAAATAG